The proteins below come from a single Chryseobacterium capnotolerans genomic window:
- a CDS encoding helix-turn-helix domain-containing protein: protein MLKMDYPDKLKDPKIKELLGKLDTSEDVLKFNEKLFKPSKEGQKNNQKLKTYDKKTMLKLLEYQKKHGHSTSYMSKKYKISRTTLSKWKLMFEEELEQAMKKADK from the coding sequence ATGCTTAAGATGGATTACCCGGATAAGCTAAAAGATCCTAAAATAAAGGAGCTTCTCGGAAAGCTGGACACCAGCGAAGATGTATTGAAATTCAATGAAAAGCTTTTTAAACCTTCCAAAGAAGGCCAGAAAAATAATCAAAAGCTAAAGACTTATGACAAAAAAACGATGCTTAAACTTCTTGAATATCAAAAGAAGCATGGGCACTCTACCAGTTATATGTCTAAAAAATATAAGATCAGCAGAACCACTCTCTCCAAATGGAAACTGATGTTTGAAGAAGAGCTGGAACAAGCCATGAAAAAAGCCGATAAATAA
- a CDS encoding DUF6584 family protein — MGNLFDKIEQDLKEGKRKKACDRLRNLINQFPDDLSLRKKLGQIYYEAGFIDEAGKYWILSQPENKEMEKAVVLYRKTLGNSGNAILKDIVFRGNKAQLNEYAMNVFAELEKDSLKKTKHIPDFKPKTREKGNYSEEKDSTGFLNKIFIGVLIVFLISLPILGIFKLLELINTLFSY; from the coding sequence ATGGGAAATCTGTTTGATAAGATAGAACAGGACCTGAAAGAAGGAAAAAGAAAAAAAGCATGTGACAGATTAAGAAATTTAATCAATCAGTTTCCGGATGATCTTTCTCTAAGAAAGAAATTAGGACAGATTTATTATGAAGCAGGTTTTATAGATGAAGCCGGAAAGTACTGGATTTTGTCTCAACCTGAAAATAAGGAAATGGAAAAAGCCGTTGTACTTTACAGAAAAACATTAGGCAATTCCGGAAATGCTATTTTGAAAGATATTGTTTTCAGAGGAAATAAAGCTCAGCTTAATGAATATGCCATGAACGTTTTTGCTGAACTTGAAAAAGACAGCCTAAAGAAAACTAAGCATATTCCGGATTTTAAACCTAAAACCAGAGAAAAAGGAAATTACTCAGAAGAGAAAGACTCAACAGGTTTTCTAAATAAAATTTTCATTGGGGTATTGATTGTGTTTTTAATATCGCTTCCTATTTTAGGTATTTTCAAACTTTTAGAACTGATAAACACATTATTTTCTTACTAA
- a CDS encoding TROVE domain-containing protein codes for MKFNFLKKEKIVVTNHEGAKAYVMTPAEELYSAVVTTGLSNITYEKGNDRLGRIQSLIQKNDPEFVAKLAVYARKEMHMRSIPLVLATELAKEASGTDLVSRTVDGVIQRADEITELLAYYQLANERTETKKLNRLSKQIQKGLVKSFNKFDEYQFAKYNRKGEVTFKDALFLVHPKAKDENQQTIFNKIVYDILDTPYTWEVELSVLGQTKFTDEAEKKIAFKNKWEELIFSNKLGYMATLRNLRNILEAGVSPEAMSKVCNYLSDERAVKNSKQLPFRFLAAYRELKNVDLPYLSSVWNALEEAVLASAQNIKGFGFNTSVVIAADVSGSMQKSVSPRSKVLLYDIGLLMSMILQSQCQNVITGMFGDRWLRTPMPKQGILQNVDALYKREGEVGYSTNGYLVIEDLIKRKETVDKVMLFTDTQMWDSSGRGNSFEDSWNRYKMIAPNAKLYIFDLAGYGRQPIDIKRNDVYLIAGWSDKIFDVLNALEDQKSAIEIIEKVVL; via the coding sequence TAGTGGTAACCAACCACGAAGGTGCAAAAGCATATGTGATGACACCTGCAGAAGAATTATACAGTGCTGTGGTTACAACAGGACTGTCGAATATTACTTATGAAAAAGGAAATGACAGATTAGGGAGAATACAGTCTCTGATTCAGAAAAACGATCCCGAATTTGTAGCAAAGCTCGCTGTATATGCAAGAAAGGAGATGCATATGCGTTCCATTCCATTGGTTTTGGCCACAGAATTGGCAAAAGAGGCCTCTGGTACTGATCTGGTGAGCAGAACAGTAGACGGAGTCATCCAAAGAGCTGATGAAATTACTGAACTATTGGCATATTACCAGCTTGCCAATGAAAGAACAGAAACCAAAAAGCTGAACAGATTATCAAAACAGATTCAGAAAGGTTTGGTGAAGTCCTTCAATAAATTTGATGAATACCAGTTCGCCAAATACAACAGAAAAGGAGAAGTTACCTTTAAAGATGCTCTGTTCCTGGTTCATCCAAAAGCGAAAGATGAAAACCAGCAGACTATTTTCAATAAGATTGTCTATGATATTTTGGATACTCCTTATACATGGGAAGTAGAGCTTTCAGTATTGGGACAGACAAAATTTACAGATGAAGCAGAAAAGAAAATAGCTTTCAAAAATAAATGGGAAGAACTGATCTTTAGTAATAAACTGGGGTATATGGCCACCTTGCGAAACCTGAGAAATATCCTTGAAGCAGGAGTTTCTCCTGAAGCAATGAGTAAAGTGTGCAACTATCTATCAGATGAGAGAGCGGTAAAAAATTCAAAACAATTGCCATTCCGTTTTCTTGCTGCGTACAGAGAATTGAAAAATGTAGATTTGCCTTATCTGTCCTCAGTTTGGAATGCTTTGGAAGAAGCGGTCTTAGCAAGTGCTCAAAACATCAAAGGTTTCGGATTCAATACTTCGGTAGTGATTGCGGCGGATGTTTCAGGTTCTATGCAGAAATCAGTTTCTCCTAGAAGTAAAGTGCTGTTGTATGATATTGGTTTGCTGATGTCTATGATTCTGCAGTCACAATGTCAGAATGTAATTACGGGTATGTTCGGTGACCGATGGTTGAGAACTCCAATGCCTAAACAGGGTATTCTTCAAAATGTAGATGCATTATACAAACGAGAAGGTGAAGTAGGGTATTCTACCAATGGTTATCTGGTGATTGAAGACCTTATCAAAAGAAAAGAAACTGTAGATAAAGTGATGTTGTTCACAGATACCCAAATGTGGGATAGCAGCGGAAGAGGAAACTCTTTTGAAGATAGCTGGAACAGATATAAGATGATAGCACCAAATGCTAAACTCTATATTTTTGATTTGGCAGGCTACGGCAGACAGCCTATTGATATCAAAAGAAATGATGTATACCTTATTGCAGGTTGGTCAGACAAGATTTTCGATGTTTTGAATGCGTTGGAAGATCAGAAATCGGCCATAGAAATCATTGAAAAAGTAGTGCTGTAA
- a CDS encoding transposase, with protein sequence MLYKEIHIGKFIKERVDENEITMERICKFLGKDEDAIEGMYNSRSIDADLLLRWSKLLEYDFFRLYSSHLILYAPPAATNKNQQKSDKIPYFRKNIYTQEIKEFIMKRILSGDMTQSEVIKEYSIPKSTLHRWLQKSDING encoded by the coding sequence ATGTTATACAAAGAGATCCATATTGGAAAGTTTATTAAGGAGAGGGTTGATGAAAATGAAATAACTATGGAGAGGATATGTAAATTCCTGGGCAAAGATGAAGATGCCATAGAAGGAATGTACAACAGCAGATCAATAGATGCAGATCTTCTTCTGAGATGGAGCAAATTACTGGAATATGATTTCTTCAGACTTTACAGTTCACACCTGATTTTATATGCTCCCCCGGCGGCAACCAATAAAAATCAACAGAAATCTGATAAAATTCCTTACTTCAGAAAAAACATTTATACTCAGGAAATTAAGGAATTCATTATGAAAAGAATTCTTTCGGGAGATATGACCCAAAGTGAGGTCATTAAGGAATATTCCATTCCTAAGAGTACGCTTCACAGATGGCTTCAGAAAAGTGATATTAACGGATAA